Proteins encoded together in one Streptomyces sp. NA04227 window:
- the pta gene encoding phosphate acetyltransferase encodes MTRSLYVTGTDRGDGRQVVELGVMELLTRQVDRVGVFRPLVHDGPDRLFELLRARYRLTQDAASVYGMDQHEAATLQAERGTDELVSRLVERFHAMAGAYEMVLVLGTDFADSQLPDELALNARLANEFGASVVTVVGGRGQSAESVEAEARNAHRAYAGLGCEVLATVVNRVEPALRDEIERLLAGHLPVPCYVLPDDPSLAAPTVRQIAHALGGTVLLGDDAGLSRDALDFVFGGAMLPNFLSALTPGCLVVTPGDRADLVVGAFAAHSAGTPAISGVLLTLGERPSEEILRLAERLAPGTAVISVPGLSFPTANELFALEGKLSAATPRKAETALGLFERYVDTSALLGRISAPSSGRLTPMMFEHQLLEQARATRRRVVLPEGTEERVLRAADVLLRRRVCALTLLGPEEQIRKKAADLGVDLADAELVDPATSPLRERFAEQYAELRAHKGVTVELAYDVVVDVNYFGTLLVESGLADGMVSGSVHSTAATIRPAFEIIKTLPGTDIVSSVFFMCLADKVLVYGDCAVNPDPGAEQLADIAVQSAGTARRFAVEPRIAMLSYSTGASGTGADVDKVRAATELVRERAGDLLIEGPIQYDAAVEPSVAATKLPDSEVAGRASVLIFPDLNTGNNTYKAVQRSAGAIAVGPVLQGLRKPVNDLSRGALVQDIVNTVAITAIQAQTPQARTSQPQTPHAQTPADA; translated from the coding sequence GTGACGCGCAGTTTGTACGTGACCGGGACCGACCGCGGAGACGGCCGCCAGGTCGTCGAGCTGGGCGTGATGGAGCTGCTGACCCGGCAGGTGGACCGGGTGGGGGTGTTCCGGCCGCTGGTGCACGACGGCCCGGACCGGCTCTTCGAGCTGCTGCGCGCCCGCTACCGCCTCACCCAGGACGCGGCCTCCGTGTACGGGATGGACCAGCACGAGGCCGCCACGCTCCAAGCCGAGCGGGGCACCGACGAACTGGTCTCCCGGCTGGTCGAACGCTTCCACGCGATGGCCGGTGCGTACGAGATGGTGCTGGTCCTCGGCACGGACTTCGCGGACAGCCAGCTGCCCGACGAACTGGCCCTCAACGCGCGGCTGGCCAACGAGTTCGGCGCCTCGGTCGTCACCGTGGTCGGCGGGCGCGGGCAGAGCGCCGAGTCGGTGGAGGCGGAGGCGCGCAACGCCCACCGCGCGTACGCGGGGCTCGGCTGCGAGGTGCTGGCGACGGTGGTGAACCGGGTCGAGCCCGCGCTGCGCGACGAGATAGAGCGCCTGCTCGCCGGGCATCTGCCGGTGCCCTGTTACGTCCTGCCCGACGACCCCTCGCTCGCCGCGCCGACCGTACGCCAGATCGCGCACGCGCTCGGCGGCACCGTTCTGCTCGGCGACGACGCCGGTCTGTCCCGGGACGCGCTCGACTTCGTCTTCGGCGGCGCGATGCTGCCGAACTTCCTGAGCGCGCTGACCCCGGGCTGTCTGGTCGTCACCCCCGGGGACCGGGCCGACCTGGTGGTGGGCGCGTTCGCCGCGCACAGTGCGGGCACCCCGGCGATCTCGGGTGTGCTGCTCACCCTCGGGGAGCGTCCGAGCGAGGAGATCCTGCGGCTCGCGGAGCGACTCGCGCCGGGCACCGCGGTGATATCGGTACCGGGCCTGAGCTTCCCGACCGCCAACGAACTCTTCGCCCTGGAAGGCAAGTTGAGCGCCGCCACGCCCCGTAAGGCGGAGACGGCGCTCGGTCTCTTCGAGCGGTACGTGGACACCTCGGCGCTGCTCGGCCGGATCTCGGCACCGAGCAGCGGACGGCTGACGCCGATGATGTTCGAGCACCAGCTCCTGGAGCAGGCGCGTGCCACGCGACGCCGGGTCGTCCTGCCGGAGGGCACCGAGGAGCGGGTGCTGCGGGCCGCGGACGTGCTGCTGCGGCGCCGGGTGTGCGCGCTGACCCTGCTCGGCCCCGAGGAGCAGATCCGCAAGAAGGCCGCCGACCTCGGGGTCGACCTCGCCGACGCGGAGCTGGTGGACCCGGCGACCTCGCCGCTGCGCGAGCGCTTCGCCGAGCAGTACGCCGAGCTTCGCGCCCACAAGGGCGTCACGGTCGAGCTGGCCTACGACGTGGTGGTGGACGTCAACTACTTCGGGACGCTGCTCGTGGAGTCCGGCCTCGCCGACGGCATGGTCTCCGGCTCGGTGCACTCGACGGCGGCCACGATCCGGCCCGCCTTCGAGATCATCAAGACACTGCCGGGCACCGACATCGTCTCCTCGGTGTTCTTCATGTGCCTGGCGGACAAGGTCCTCGTGTACGGGGACTGCGCGGTCAACCCGGACCCGGGCGCCGAGCAACTCGCGGACATCGCCGTGCAGTCGGCCGGTACGGCACGGCGATTCGCGGTGGAGCCGAGGATCGCGATGCTCTCGTACTCGACCGGCGCCTCGGGCACGGGCGCGGACGTGGACAAGGTACGGGCCGCGACCGAGCTGGTGCGCGAGCGCGCGGGCGACCTGCTGATCGAGGGGCCGATCCAGTACGACGCCGCGGTGGAGCCCTCGGTCGCGGCGACCAAGCTGCCGGACTCCGAGGTCGCCGGGCGGGCCAGCGTGCTGATCTTCCCGGACCTCAACACCGGCAACAACACCTACAAGGCGGTACAGCGTTCGGCCGGTGCGATCGCGGTGGGGCCGGTCCTCCAGGGGCTGCGCAAGCCGGTCAACGACCTGTCGCGCGGCGCGCTGGTGCAGGACATCGTCAACACGGTCGCCATCACGGCGATCCAGGCCCAGACGCCGCAGGCTCGGACCTCACAGCCCCAGACACCGCACGCTCAGACCCCGGCGGACGCGTGA
- a CDS encoding tetratricopeptide repeat protein, protein MQPRNMSMSGVVDLAAVKAAQEAKTKAEQARAESARQGGGGAVPPASLVTDVNEAGFERDVLQRSTEVPVVIDFWAEWCEPCKQLSPLLERLAVEYNGRFVLAKVDVDANQMLMQQFGVQGIPAVFAVVAGQALPLFQGAAPEAQIRQTLDQLVQVAEERFGLTGLVVDTDADEAERGPVEEPAGPYDAALGAAVQALDAGDFAGAVQAYKSVLAEDPGNTEAKLGLAQAELLSRVQGVDAQQVRRAAAEDPADVQAQIAAADLDLVGGHVDDAFGRLIETVRRTAGEDRDAVRLRLLELFEVVGADDPRVMSARTKLARVLF, encoded by the coding sequence ATGCAGCCACGCAACATGTCCATGAGTGGAGTCGTCGACCTCGCCGCGGTGAAGGCGGCCCAGGAGGCCAAGACCAAGGCCGAGCAGGCCCGCGCCGAGTCGGCACGACAGGGCGGCGGCGGTGCGGTGCCGCCCGCGAGCCTGGTCACCGACGTCAACGAGGCCGGATTCGAACGCGACGTACTGCAGCGCTCCACCGAGGTTCCCGTCGTCATCGACTTCTGGGCCGAGTGGTGTGAGCCCTGCAAGCAGCTCAGCCCGCTGCTCGAACGGCTCGCCGTCGAGTACAACGGCCGCTTCGTCCTCGCCAAGGTCGATGTCGACGCGAACCAGATGCTGATGCAGCAGTTCGGCGTCCAGGGCATCCCCGCCGTCTTCGCGGTGGTCGCGGGCCAGGCGCTGCCGCTGTTCCAGGGCGCCGCCCCGGAGGCGCAGATCCGCCAGACCCTCGACCAGCTCGTCCAGGTCGCCGAGGAGCGCTTCGGGCTCACCGGCCTCGTCGTCGACACCGACGCGGACGAGGCCGAGCGGGGCCCCGTCGAGGAGCCGGCCGGACCGTACGACGCCGCGCTCGGTGCGGCCGTACAGGCCCTGGACGCGGGCGACTTCGCGGGCGCGGTGCAGGCGTACAAGAGCGTCCTGGCCGAGGACCCGGGCAACACCGAGGCCAAGCTGGGTCTCGCGCAGGCCGAACTCCTCAGCCGCGTCCAGGGAGTTGACGCGCAGCAGGTGCGCCGGGCGGCCGCCGAGGACCCGGCCGACGTCCAGGCGCAGATCGCCGCAGCCGACCTCGATCTCGTCGGCGGTCATGTCGACGACGCCTTCGGCAGGCTCATCGAGACCGTCCGCAGGACCGCGGGCGAGGACCGGGATGCCGTACGCCTGAGGCTCCTTGAGCTTTTCGAGGTCGTCGGGGCGGATGATCCGCGTGTGATGTCGGCCCGCACCAAGCTGGCCCGGGTGCTGTTCTGA
- the pyk gene encoding pyruvate kinase, with protein sequence MRRSKIVCTLGPAVDTYEQLRTLLDAGMNVARFNMSHGTHADHEARYHRLREAAADTGRAVGVLADLQGPKIRLETFAEGPVELERGDEFTITTEDVPGDKSICGTTYKGLPGDVSKGDTVLINDGNVELKVTGVEGPRVTTIVIEGGVISDHKGINLPGAAVNVPALSGKDIEDLRFALRMGCDLVALSFVRDADDVKDVHKIMDEEGHRVPVIAKVEKPQAVANMEDVVRAFDGVMVARGDLAVEYPLEKVPMVQKRLVELCRRNAKPVIVATQMMESMITNSRPTRAEASDVANAILDGADAVMLSAESSVGAYPIETVKTMSKIVAAAEEELLSKGLQPLVPGKKPRTQGGSVARAACEIADFLGGRGLVGFTKSGDTARRLSRYRAAQPILAFTTEESTRNQLTLSWGVESFVVPHVETTDAMVQLVDAELVKLNRFNDGDTVIMTAGSPPGVPGTTNMVLVHHLGGEKKS encoded by the coding sequence ATGCGCCGTTCCAAAATCGTCTGCACGCTGGGCCCCGCCGTCGACACCTACGAGCAGCTTCGGACGCTCCTGGACGCCGGTATGAACGTGGCCCGATTCAACATGAGCCATGGCACGCACGCCGACCACGAGGCCCGCTACCACCGGCTGCGGGAGGCCGCCGCGGACACCGGCCGGGCGGTGGGCGTTCTCGCCGACCTCCAGGGCCCCAAGATCCGCCTGGAGACCTTCGCCGAGGGCCCCGTCGAGCTGGAGCGCGGCGACGAGTTCACCATCACCACCGAGGACGTGCCCGGCGACAAGTCGATCTGCGGCACCACCTACAAGGGCCTGCCCGGTGACGTCTCCAAGGGCGACACGGTCCTGATCAACGACGGCAACGTCGAGCTCAAGGTGACCGGTGTCGAGGGCCCGCGGGTGACCACGATCGTCATCGAGGGCGGGGTCATCTCCGACCACAAGGGCATCAACCTGCCCGGCGCCGCGGTGAACGTGCCCGCGCTGTCCGGCAAGGACATCGAGGATCTGCGCTTCGCCCTGCGGATGGGCTGTGACCTGGTGGCGCTGTCGTTCGTTCGCGACGCGGACGACGTCAAGGACGTCCACAAGATCATGGACGAGGAGGGCCACCGCGTCCCCGTCATCGCCAAGGTGGAGAAGCCCCAGGCGGTGGCGAACATGGAGGACGTGGTGCGGGCCTTCGACGGGGTGATGGTCGCGCGCGGCGACCTGGCCGTCGAGTACCCGCTGGAGAAGGTCCCGATGGTGCAGAAGCGCCTGGTCGAACTGTGCCGCCGCAACGCCAAGCCGGTGATCGTCGCGACCCAGATGATGGAGTCGATGATCACCAACTCCCGTCCCACGCGCGCCGAGGCGAGCGATGTCGCCAACGCCATCCTGGACGGCGCGGACGCGGTCATGCTCTCCGCGGAGTCCAGCGTCGGCGCCTATCCGATCGAGACCGTCAAGACGATGTCGAAGATCGTCGCGGCGGCCGAGGAGGAGCTCCTCTCCAAGGGTCTCCAGCCCTTGGTGCCCGGCAAGAAGCCGCGTACGCAAGGCGGTTCGGTCGCCCGCGCGGCCTGCGAGATCGCCGACTTCCTCGGCGGCCGGGGCCTGGTCGGCTTCACCAAGTCCGGCGACACGGCCCGCCGCCTGTCCCGCTACCGCGCCGCCCAGCCGATCCTCGCCTTCACCACCGAGGAGAGCACCCGCAACCAGCTCACGCTCAGCTGGGGCGTGGAGTCGTTCGTCGTACCGCACGTCGAAACCACCGACGCCATGGTGCAGTTGGTCGACGCCGAACTGGTCAAGCTCAACCGCTTCAACGACGGCGACACCGTGATCATGACGGCGGGCTCCCCGCCCGGAGTTCCCGGCACCACCAACATGGTTCTGGTCCACCACTTGGGCGGCGAGAAGAAGTCCTGA
- a CDS encoding DUF6230 family protein, producing the protein MESLARGGTRWKRFAVVMVPSVAATAAIGVALSQGALAASFSVSGQQFKVTADTLDGKGFVQYGALDSGKSGKHPVAVVGLDSAEITNLCQSVVIPVPVFGDVSMKLTAGKPGGPKVEAKKLYIDADDLQTNATFNNIDIGVDVDSTTKGPGPSKGDKYVPGSFAQQAESVHFEDVKQRAWATTAGTFKLSGLGMKVQKGKHECY; encoded by the coding sequence ATGGAGTCCCTGGCTCGTGGCGGAACCAGATGGAAGCGGTTCGCCGTAGTCATGGTGCCGAGCGTCGCGGCGACCGCCGCGATAGGCGTCGCCCTCTCGCAGGGTGCGCTCGCGGCATCGTTCAGTGTGTCCGGTCAGCAGTTCAAGGTCACTGCTGACACGCTTGACGGCAAGGGCTTCGTTCAGTACGGAGCCCTGGACAGCGGTAAGTCGGGCAAGCACCCGGTCGCCGTTGTCGGTCTGGACTCGGCAGAGATCACCAACCTGTGCCAGTCCGTCGTCATCCCCGTCCCGGTGTTCGGCGACGTGTCGATGAAGCTGACCGCGGGCAAGCCCGGCGGTCCCAAGGTTGAGGCGAAGAAGCTTTACATCGACGCCGATGACCTGCAGACGAACGCCACGTTCAACAACATCGACATCGGCGTCGACGTCGACAGCACCACCAAGGGCCCGGGTCCGAGCAAGGGCGACAAGTACGTCCCCGGCTCGTTCGCGCAGCAGGCCGAATCGGTGCACTTCGAGGACGTCAAGCAGCGTGCGTGGGCGACCACCGCGGGCACCTTCAAGCTCTCCGGCCTTGGCATGAAGGTCCAGAAGGGCAAGCACGAGTGCTACTAG
- a CDS encoding TetR/AcrR family transcriptional regulator, translated as MHSRTSGPTRTGRPRSAAADAAILAAARVALVELGWSKLTMGDVATRAGVAKTTLYRRWPSKSALVVDTVAALFDELELPDSGSLAGDIEGVVLQFAEILNRPETRTALMAVIAESTRDEPLREHIRVSIVDRQKRLVLEGRAKAQERGELPVEDDTETAEATASLIFDVVAGAVVHRSLVSAEPVDVEWARQLTELLLGGLVGLGEERAATRDAGPER; from the coding sequence ATGCACAGCCGCACGTCAGGTCCCACCCGTACGGGACGCCCGCGCAGCGCCGCGGCCGACGCCGCGATCCTGGCCGCCGCCAGGGTCGCCCTCGTCGAACTCGGCTGGTCGAAGCTGACCATGGGCGATGTGGCCACCCGCGCGGGCGTGGCCAAGACGACGCTGTACCGGCGCTGGCCCAGCAAGAGCGCACTGGTCGTGGACACCGTGGCCGCGCTCTTCGACGAACTCGAACTGCCCGACTCGGGCAGCCTCGCCGGGGACATCGAGGGCGTGGTGCTGCAGTTCGCCGAGATCCTGAACCGGCCCGAGACCAGGACCGCCCTGATGGCCGTGATCGCCGAGTCGACCCGGGACGAGCCGCTGCGCGAGCACATCCGCGTCTCGATCGTCGACCGGCAGAAGCGTCTGGTCCTGGAGGGGCGGGCCAAGGCCCAGGAGCGCGGCGAACTGCCCGTGGAGGACGACACCGAGACCGCCGAGGCGACCGCGAGCCTCATCTTCGACGTGGTGGCCGGAGCCGTCGTGCACCGCTCACTGGTGAGCGCCGAGCCGGTGGACGTGGAGTGGGCGCGACAGCTCACCGAACTGCTCCTGGGCGGCCTCGTCGGCCTCGGCGAGGAGCGTGCGGCCACTCGGGACGCCGGGCCCGAGAGGTAA
- the pip gene encoding prolyl aminopeptidase codes for MSSDLHPPLEPYEHGLLPTGDGNLLYWEACGNPHGKPALVVHGGPGSGCNTTVRRLFDPERYRTILFDQRGSGRSRPHASEPDTSLEHNTTGHLIADMELLRVHLGIDNWLLYGGSWGSTLILAYAQAHPERVTEIILDAVTTTRRSETDWLYRGVGRFFPREWERFLAGAPGTAPDGDLVGAYARLVNDPDPEVRLKATADWCAWEDAVLSGETGGDSAPFGDRPPAAKLALVRICSHYFAHGAWLEEGQLLREAHRLADIPGVLVHGRLDLSSPLDTAWELHKAWPGSELHVVENGGHLATSASRKHVLAALERFAGR; via the coding sequence ATGAGCTCCGACTTGCACCCGCCCCTGGAACCCTACGAGCACGGCCTGCTGCCCACCGGCGACGGCAACCTCCTCTACTGGGAGGCCTGCGGGAACCCGCACGGCAAGCCCGCCCTGGTGGTGCACGGCGGCCCGGGATCCGGCTGCAACACCACCGTGCGGCGGCTCTTCGACCCCGAGCGCTACCGGACGATCCTCTTCGACCAGCGCGGCAGCGGCCGCAGCCGCCCGCACGCGAGCGAGCCGGACACCTCCCTGGAGCACAACACCACCGGCCACCTGATCGCCGACATGGAACTCCTGCGCGTCCATCTCGGCATCGACAACTGGCTTCTGTACGGCGGGTCTTGGGGCTCCACCCTGATCCTCGCCTACGCACAGGCGCATCCCGAACGGGTCACCGAGATCATCCTGGACGCCGTGACCACCACCCGGCGCTCCGAGACCGACTGGCTCTACCGCGGCGTCGGACGCTTCTTCCCCCGCGAGTGGGAACGCTTCCTCGCCGGAGCCCCCGGCACGGCCCCCGACGGCGACCTCGTCGGTGCCTACGCCCGGCTGGTCAACGACCCCGACCCCGAGGTACGCCTCAAGGCCACCGCCGACTGGTGCGCCTGGGAGGACGCCGTACTCTCCGGCGAGACCGGCGGCGACTCCGCCCCGTTCGGCGACCGCCCGCCGGCCGCGAAACTCGCCCTGGTCCGCATCTGCTCCCACTACTTCGCCCACGGCGCCTGGCTGGAGGAGGGCCAACTCCTGCGCGAGGCCCACCGTTTGGCGGACATCCCGGGCGTACTCGTACACGGACGCCTGGATCTCAGCAGCCCGCTGGACACCGCCTGGGAGCTCCACAAGGCCTGGCCCGGCAGCGAGTTGCACGTGGTGGAGAACGGGGGGCATCTCGCTACGTCTGCGAGTAGGAAGCATGTCCTGGCGGCGCTGGAGCGGTTCGCGGGGCGGTGA
- a CDS encoding NIPSNAP family protein → MEPPAVIEPPTVIELRQYTLRPGRRDELIELFDREFVETQEDVGMVVLGQFRDLDDPDRFVWLRGFGDMAVRHDALAAFYGGPVWAEHGPRANDTMLDSDNVLLLRALSDTTGLSPAAAPLDTTGLTRALAFAVSPSERPCPGAPAPDRFVSATVWSFPPGREGGPALIRDGLVPALRRTGPGPLAVLTTETAPNTFSRLPVRTGENVAVVVGSYPDEEAYRRQLAAVQADSLVRDEILPGVEREQTAAPRTLRLAPTGRSLIR, encoded by the coding sequence ATCGAGCCACCTGCCGTGATCGAACCGCCCACCGTCATCGAACTGCGCCAGTACACCCTGCGCCCAGGCCGGCGCGACGAGCTGATCGAGCTGTTCGACCGGGAGTTCGTCGAGACCCAGGAGGACGTCGGGATGGTCGTCCTCGGCCAGTTCCGGGACCTCGATGATCCCGATCGCTTCGTCTGGCTGCGCGGCTTTGGGGACATGGCGGTACGGCACGACGCCCTGGCCGCTTTCTACGGCGGCCCTGTCTGGGCCGAGCACGGCCCCCGGGCCAACGACACCATGCTCGACTCCGACAACGTCCTTCTGCTGCGCGCCCTGTCGGACACGACCGGCCTCAGCCCCGCCGCCGCCCCGTTGGACACGACAGGCCTCACCCGTGCCCTCGCCTTCGCCGTCTCCCCGTCCGAGCGGCCCTGCCCGGGCGCCCCGGCACCGGACCGATTCGTATCCGCAACCGTGTGGTCCTTCCCGCCCGGGCGCGAGGGCGGCCCCGCGCTGATCCGGGACGGGCTCGTCCCCGCACTCCGCCGAACAGGCCCCGGGCCACTCGCCGTTCTCACTACCGAGACGGCACCCAACACCTTCTCCAGGCTGCCGGTCCGCACCGGCGAGAACGTCGCCGTGGTCGTCGGCTCGTACCCGGACGAGGAGGCGTATCGGCGCCAACTCGCCGCAGTTCAGGCCGATTCGCTCGTACGGGACGAGATCCTGCCCGGCGTCGAGCGTGAACAGACCGCCGCGCCCCGGACCTTGCGGCTGGCGCCCACCGGCCGTTCACTCATCCGCTGA
- a CDS encoding DUF6114 domain-containing protein yields MSAEAQAGLGGGSSRIGEWRRSFRNWRGQRPFWAGILTILGGVPIMYLPYANLTLGTLTIRMATTAGAGSLIIGVLLVVLGLTMWFQKQSRVFAGVATILLALVSLVVSNFGGLVIGFLLSLVGGALGISWAEGKPVSRAAERTEKGADAATGDGSGEASDLSGTSPTNGTNGRHRAG; encoded by the coding sequence ATGAGCGCCGAAGCGCAGGCAGGGTTGGGCGGGGGCAGCAGCAGGATCGGCGAATGGCGCCGGTCGTTCCGGAACTGGCGCGGACAGCGTCCGTTCTGGGCGGGCATTCTGACCATTCTCGGCGGCGTGCCCATCATGTACTTGCCGTACGCCAACCTCACGCTCGGCACCCTGACCATCCGCATGGCGACCACCGCCGGCGCCGGATCCCTGATCATCGGTGTGCTGCTCGTCGTGCTCGGTCTGACCATGTGGTTCCAGAAGCAGTCGCGCGTGTTCGCGGGTGTCGCGACGATCCTGCTCGCCCTGGTCTCGCTGGTCGTCTCCAACTTCGGTGGTCTCGTCATCGGCTTCCTGCTCTCCCTCGTGGGCGGCGCCCTCGGCATTTCCTGGGCGGAAGGCAAGCCGGTGAGTCGGGCCGCGGAGCGCACCGAGAAGGGTGCCGACGCGGCCACCGGGGACGGTTCGGGCGAGGCGAGTGACCTGTCAGGAACGAGCCCGACTAACGGGACGAACGGGAGGCACCGTGCCGGCTGA
- a CDS encoding ATP-dependent 6-phosphofructokinase → MRIGVLTAGGDCPGLNAVIRSVVHRAVTQYGDEVIGFEDGYAGLLEGRYRPLDLNGVSGILARGGTVLGSSRLERNRLQEACENVADMAVEFGIDALIPIGGEGTLTAARMLGDSGLPVVGVPKTIDNDISATDRTFGFDTAVGVATEAMDRLKTTAESHQRVMVVEVMGRHAGWIALESGMAGGAHGICLPERPFHPADLVAMVEERFARGKKFAVICVAEGAHPVEGTMDYLKGEIDKFGHERFQGIGTALAHELEHRLGKEAKPVILGHVQRGGTPTAYDRVLATRFGWHAVEAAHRGEFGMMTALRGTDITMVPLAEAVTELKTVPKDRMDEAESVF, encoded by the coding sequence ATGCGAATCGGCGTACTGACGGCGGGCGGCGACTGCCCCGGCCTGAACGCGGTGATCAGGTCCGTGGTGCACCGGGCGGTGACCCAGTACGGCGACGAGGTCATCGGCTTCGAGGACGGCTACGCGGGCCTGCTCGAAGGCCGCTACCGCCCGCTCGACCTCAACGGAGTGAGCGGCATCCTCGCCCGCGGCGGCACCGTCCTCGGCTCCTCCCGCCTGGAGCGGAACCGGCTGCAGGAGGCCTGCGAGAACGTCGCCGACATGGCCGTCGAGTTCGGTATCGACGCCCTGATCCCGATCGGCGGCGAGGGCACCCTGACGGCGGCCCGCATGCTCGGCGACAGCGGACTGCCCGTGGTCGGCGTCCCGAAGACGATCGACAACGACATCTCGGCCACCGACCGCACCTTCGGCTTCGACACGGCGGTCGGCGTCGCCACCGAGGCCATGGACCGCCTGAAGACCACGGCCGAGTCCCACCAGCGCGTCATGGTGGTCGAGGTGATGGGACGTCACGCGGGCTGGATCGCCCTGGAGTCCGGCATGGCCGGCGGCGCCCACGGCATCTGCCTGCCGGAGCGCCCCTTCCACCCCGCCGACCTGGTCGCGATGGTCGAGGAGCGCTTCGCACGCGGCAAGAAGTTCGCCGTGATCTGCGTGGCCGAGGGCGCCCACCCGGTGGAGGGCACCATGGACTACCTCAAGGGCGAGATCGACAAGTTCGGCCACGAACGCTTCCAGGGCATCGGCACCGCCCTCGCCCACGAACTCGAACACCGCCTGGGCAAGGAGGCCAAGCCCGTCATCCTCGGCCACGTCCAGCGCGGCGGCACCCCCACCGCGTACGACAGGGTCCTCGCCACCCGCTTCGGCTGGCACGCCGTGGAGGCCGCCCACCGCGGCGAGTTCGGCATGATGACGGCCCTGCGCGGCACCGACATCACGATGGTGCCGCTGGCGGAGGCGGTCACGGAGCTGAAGACGGTGCCGAAGGACCGGATGGACGAGGCGGAGTCGGTTTTCTGA
- a CDS encoding acetate kinase, with protein MTAASRVLVLNSGSSSVKYQLLDMSAHARLATGLVERIGEETSRLVHTPLNGGERRERGGRVADHEEALRAVAEELAADGLGLDSPELAAIGHRVVHGGLTFTEPTVIDEKVLAEIERLVPLAPLHNPANLTGIRTARSLRPDLPQVAVFDTAFHTTMPEHAARYAIDRETADAHRIRRYGFHGTSHAFVSRATAALLGKDPAETNVIVLHLGNGASASAVRGGRCVDTSMGLTPLEGLVMGTRSGDLDPAVIFHLMRVAGMDADEVDRLLNKKSGLVGLCGDNDMREIQRRIERNDEAARLAFDIYVHRLKKYIGAYCAVLGRVDAVAFTAGVGENAAPVREAALTGLDGLGLRVDAELNSVRSDRPRLISPPDSRVAVAVVPTDEELEIARQTYELVGTK; from the coding sequence GTGACCGCCGCGTCCCGTGTCCTCGTCCTCAACTCCGGTTCCTCGTCGGTGAAGTACCAGCTGCTCGACATGAGCGCGCACGCGCGGCTGGCCACCGGGCTCGTCGAGCGCATCGGCGAGGAGACCTCCCGTCTGGTGCACACTCCGCTGAACGGCGGCGAACGGCGCGAGCGCGGCGGCCGGGTCGCCGACCACGAGGAGGCGCTGCGCGCCGTCGCCGAGGAGCTGGCCGCCGACGGGCTCGGTCTCGACTCCCCCGAACTCGCCGCGATCGGCCACCGGGTGGTGCACGGCGGTTTGACGTTCACCGAGCCGACGGTGATCGACGAGAAGGTGCTCGCCGAGATCGAACGGCTCGTCCCGCTGGCCCCGCTGCACAATCCGGCGAACCTGACCGGCATCCGTACCGCCCGGTCGCTGCGCCCCGATCTGCCGCAGGTCGCGGTCTTCGACACCGCGTTCCACACCACCATGCCGGAACACGCGGCCCGGTACGCGATCGACCGCGAAACCGCCGACGCCCACCGCATCCGGCGCTACGGCTTCCACGGCACCTCGCACGCCTTCGTCTCCCGGGCCACCGCCGCGCTCCTCGGCAAGGACCCGGCCGAGACGAACGTGATCGTGCTGCACCTGGGCAACGGCGCCTCCGCCTCGGCGGTGCGCGGCGGCCGGTGCGTGGACACCTCGATGGGACTCACCCCGCTCGAAGGCCTGGTGATGGGCACGCGCTCGGGCGACCTGGACCCCGCGGTGATCTTCCATCTGATGCGGGTCGCCGGAATGGACGCCGACGAGGTCGACCGGCTCCTGAACAAGAAGAGCGGCCTGGTCGGGCTGTGCGGCGACAACGACATGCGCGAGATCCAGCGCCGCATCGAGCGGAACGACGAGGCGGCACGGCTCGCCTTCGACATCTACGTACACCGCCTGAAGAAGTACATCGGCGCCTACTGCGCGGTGCTCGGCCGGGTGGACGCGGTGGCCTTCACGGCGGGTGTCGGTGAGAACGCGGCCCCGGTGCGCGAGGCTGCGCTCACGGGGCTCGACGGTCTCGGCCTTCGGGTCGACGCCGAGCTGAACTCCGTACGGTCCGACAGGCCGCGGCTGATCTCGCCCCCGGACTCGCGGGTGGCCGTCGCCGTGGTGCCGACCGACGAAGAACTGGAGATCGCACGCCAGACGTACGAACTCGTCGGCACCAAGTGA
- a CDS encoding FAD-dependent oxidoreductase — protein MGRVHGARGVLTGHDWTADPYARGTWTADPYARGTWAVFRPGQLAASWADFQVPEGRVHFAGGDFATGYPGTIDGAIEGGLTAARKVLAALGSAVR, from the coding sequence GTGGGGCGTGTACACGGAGCCCGCGGGGTTCTGACCGGTCACGACTGGACCGCGGATCCGTACGCCCGCGGTACCTGGACCGCGGATCCGTACGCCCGCGGTACCTGGGCCGTGTTCCGCCCCGGTCAACTCGCGGCGTCCTGGGCCGACTTCCAGGTCCCGGAGGGCCGCGTGCACTTCGCCGGCGGCGACTTCGCGACCGGCTACCCGGGCACGATCGACGGCGCGATCGAGGGCGGCCTGACCGCGGCGCGCAAGGTGCTGGCGGCACTGGGTTCCGCCGTGCGGTGA